AAGGCCACACCGTTTTAAGGATATCTTTGGTGTACTCCCGGGCATAAGAGAAGCGCTCCGGCCACGGCATTTCCGCTCCGAACGCCACATTCTGTATCCGCTTTGAAAGGTCAAAACCTTCCAACAGATATTCAAGATTCAGCCTGCCAATTATCAGCCCTGAGACAACCGCTATCACAAAACCGCTGAAGGCATAAAGGAGCGCGATTTTCGCTCCAAACATGCCGAACAGCATCACCAGGGCAACTTCGTTTATCATCGGCGAGGCCACCAGGAAAGAGAAGGTGACTCCCAGCGGTATGCCGGTTTGAATAAAGCCCAGAAACAGCGGTATGGCGCTGCAGGTGCAGAAAGGGGTAATTATACCCAGGCCAGCCGCCCACAAATGACCGGAAAAACGGCTTTTTTTAAGTATTATCTCCCGTATTTTTGAAGGCGGCAGGAAGGTGCGGATTATTGAAACCGCGAAAATTATACCCGCCAGCAGTATGAATATTTTTATCGTATCAAAGACGAAGAAGTTAACGGCTCCGCCGGCCAGTGTATCATGCCCCAGGCCAATAACGCCGTATACAACCCAGTCGGCGAACAGTTGAACGGGTTTAAACATATTACCTCTTGAGCCCGGCTATGCAATCCGTAAAATCCAGCACACAGGGGCAGAGA
This is a stretch of genomic DNA from Elusimicrobiota bacterium. It encodes these proteins:
- a CDS encoding permease, translated to MFKPVQLFADWVVYGVIGLGHDTLAGGAVNFFVFDTIKIFILLAGIIFAVSIIRTFLPPSKIREIILKKSRFSGHLWAAGLGIITPFCTCSAIPLFLGFIQTGIPLGVTFSFLVASPMINEVALVMLFGMFGAKIALLYAFSGFVIAVVSGLIIGRLNLEYLLEGFDLSKRIQNVAFGAEMPWPERFSYAREYTKDILKTVWPYVLIGIGIGAWIHGYVPENFLARWAGADKWYAVPLATLVGIPLYSNAAGVIPLVSALTEKGVALGTTLAFMMAVTGLSLPEFLILRRVMKIKLLFIFFGIVGAGIIFTGFLFNFVMK